From the genome of Brevinematales bacterium:
TCGTAATCATATGTATCTTATTTATCATCCTCGTTCAATGGCGTACCAAGAGCACCGTTATATCGGGTTTTTCCCTGAGCGCGCTGGTTAGCATGATTATCCTGCGCGGATTCCTCTGGCAAACCATGTTCGGCGCATCGACATACCTGATATTTTCCTTCCCTGTGATCGCGTTTTATATGAACGGGAAAAGGCGCGGGTCGTGGTGGGTTTTCTCGGTTTTCCTGATTACCCTGCTTTTTTGGATATCGTCCCTCCTCGGAATATTCGTACCGCCGGTTCAACCCGTCGAATTAGCCCAGATGCTTCTGGTATATATCGGTATCAGCACGGCAACCTTTTATTATGAAACTATCCGCCTTCAGAACTTAGAAACCATGAAAAAACAATTGGTCACTGATCAATTAACCCGCCTCCCCAACCGGACAGCCCTTGTATGCGATATACGGAACTCGAAGGTTTCCCATCTCATTCTGATAAATATCGACGGGTTTAAGGAATTGAACGATTTTTACGGGCATCCGGGCGGGGATGAAATACTCAAACAAGTCGCGCAATCGTTGGAGGAAAGAGCGCATTCCGGGAGGGTTTACCGTCTGTATGCCGACGAATTCGCAATCCTGATCGATAAACAGATGAAGCCGGACGAATTGAATTATATCATTGAAAATATCCGTCTGCACTTTAAACGGGATAGTTTCAAATTGGAGGCCGAGGAGATTAAAATCAATGTGACTATGGGTATCTCCGAGGGAAACGCCAAACTTTTGGAAATGGCGGATATCGCGCTGGGAATGGCGAAAAAGGAGCACATCGGCTATAAATATGCCATGGATTGGGAGAAGATATATTCGGAGTATGGGGAAAACCTCGCAATACTGAAAACCCTTCGTAACGCTATCGACAACGACCGGATCGTCCCGTACTTTCAGCCGATCTACGATAACCGGACGCGAAAAATCGAGAAATTCGAAACCCTCGTGCGCGTTATCGACGATGAGGGCAAGGTCATACCGCCCCTATTATTCCTGGATATCGCGAAGAAAACCAAACTCTACCCATATATCACTAAAACTATGATTAAAAAATCGTTCGAGAAATTCTATCATACCCCGTGGCAGTTTTCGATCAACCTGTCGGTGGACGACATCAACGATTACGATACGTCGGAGTATATCCAACTCAGCCTGAAAGAATCGGGAATGGCTAACCAGGTCGTTTTCGAGATCACCGAGTCCGAGGGCATAGAAAATTTCGATACGGTATCGGAGTTTATCTCTCAGGTCAAGGAGCTCGGGTGCAAAATCGCCATCGACGATTTCGGCACGGGTTATTCGAATTTCAGTTACCTTATCAGCCTGAATGTCGATTTCCTGAAGATCGACGCGTCCCTGATCCGCAATCTCCCGTCCGATAAAAATCTCCAGATCATCGTCGAAACTATTGTGTCGTTTTCGCACCGTCTCGGCATCAGCACGATCGCGGAATTCGTCCATTCCTCCGAGGTGCAGGATAAAGTCGTCTCGATGGGTATTCATCACTCGCAGGGATATTTCATCGGCAAGCCCGATAAGGAAATCGTCACCGAAGCGTCGTTTTCCCGGTAATTCGCGTTACCCTATCTTGACTTAATCCCCGTCCATTTTTACAATATTGCATCCCATTTTTACCGAAAAGCGGAGGGCGCTATGAATACGTTATGGCTCCTTTTAATCGTCGTTGCAATCTATCTGATTTTTTATTTCGTCTACGGGAAATACGTCGAACGGAAGATCGTATGCGCGGATAACAATTGCGCCACCCCGTCGCACCGTCTCAACGACGGGATCGATTATGTTCCGACCCATAAATTCGTCCTGTTCGGGCATCATTTCGCGTCGATCGCGGGCGCGTCCCCGATAGTCGGCCCGATCCTCGCGCTGATATGGGGATGGGTTCCCGCGCTGTTGTGGATACTCTTCGGGAATATCTTCATCGGCGCGATACACGATTATCTCTCGCTCGCCGCGTCTATCCGTCACGAGGGCAAGTCGATCCAGTGGATCGCCCGTAAGCATATCAAGCCGAGCACCGGTACCATCTTCGCATGGTTTATCCTTTTCGTCCTGGTGCTGGTCGTCGCGGCGTTCAGTTCCCTGATCGGGAGCACGTTTGTAAAAAGCCCGCAGGTCGCGCTCGCGAGCATCCTTTTCATGGCGGTCGCGCTCCTGTTCAGTCTGATATTCTACCGTTTCAAGACTAACTTTATCCTTTCGACCGTCATCGGTGTACTGATGATGGGCGGAGCCATCTGGATATCCACTATCGAATTCACCGCCCCCGCCGACATGCTGGTCGTCAACATACCGGCCGGAGGGACGAACTCCTCTATCTCCTACTATCCCGTGCTGGACGGTAACATGGTCACTCCCCTGCCCGCCGGGGCAATGGAGTATCTGCCGACCAACGCGCTGAAGATTATCGACGCCGCGTCGTATGAGGGCTCCGGCCTGAATATCGACCCGTCGGTAAGAATAGGAATCATCTCCATCGCGGGCCAGCCCTATATTGTCGACGCCAGGGTTCCGTTAAGTATCCCCGTCAATCCGTTTATGACCCCTAAGGCAATCCCGTGGACAGTGTACCGTTCCGGCGAATCGCTCGGATACCTGCTGGGAATACCGCTGCCGTACGAGATATGGCTGATTATCCTGCTCGTCTATATCATAGTCGCGGCGTCGCTCCCGGTGACCGTGCTCCTCCAGCCCAGGGACTACCTGAACTCATGGATACTCTATATCGGGATATTTCTCGGCGGTGCGGCGCTTCTCGTTCTGCACCAGAGCATGACTATCCCTGATTTCACGGCGTTCACCGTCCCGGCAATCGCGGGAAAGCCTACGCCGTTCTGGCCGATTATCCCGCTGATTATCGCGTGCGGAAGCCTGTCCGGGTTCCATTCGCTTGTGGCGTCGGGAACGACCGCGAAACAGCTCGATAAGGAGAAGGACGCGCTGTTCATCGGGTTCGGCGGTATGCTGACCGAGGGACTCCTCGCGGCGCTGGTCGTCCTCTTAGTCGGCTCGTCGCTGTTCTTCATCGCGGGCGACAAGGCCGGAATGATCACGGGCGTAGATAATTATGTAAAAAATTATAACGCGTTCCTGAAGGCCAGCGGCGACGCGGTCGTGCTGTTCTCCAAGGCGTTCGGATACACGGTCAATAAGGCGTTCGGGATATCGGTGGCGGTAATGACCACTCTCGCCGCGCTCTGGGTGGCGTCGTTCGCGCTGACCACCCTCGACACGACGAACCGTCTCGCGCGGTATATCGTGAGCGAACTCGCCGAGCCGCTGAAGAATAAGTCCGGCGGATTGTTCAAATTCCTGTCGAACCGCTGGACCGCGTCGTTCATCCCGGCGTTCCTCGGCATCGTGCTCGCATGGAGCGGAACCTATACGGTCATCTGGCCTGCGTTCGGCGGAGCGAACCAGATGCTTGCGTCCATCGCGCTTATCACTATCGCGTCATGGGTGATGAAAAAGGATTTCCGGAGCGGGCTGATCGCGCTCATCCCGGCGATATTCCTATGGATCACCGTAACCGCCGCGCTGTTCTGGTACCTGATCGCGGTGACCCTGCCGTCGGTACAGGCCGCGGCGAACGCCCAGGATATTCTCACCCCGCTATTAGTCGGCATCATAGTCGCCGTCATGCTGGTACTGAACTTTATCCTCATTATCGACTTCTGGAGTGTTATCCGTAAAAAACCGTCCATAGCATGATGACCGAACCGGAGGGTGGATTTGTTTCAAAAAGTAAAAGAACTGAAAATAAGGGATAACGATACCTACTTCATGGAAAGCGTGGGCGACCGGGTTGTCATCAATAAAAATTACGAGGGCATCCTCGTACTGGACAACCAGTTGACCGGGATGAACGAAATCCCCCTGTTCCCGGGGCTGAAGATATATTCGTCGCTCTACAGTCACGCCCAGAATTCCATCCTGCTCCTCTGCCCGGAGAACGACTGCCTGATTTTCGCCGACCTCAAAGCCGGGCATTACGACATCCTCCCGATAGAAAAGCACGAGCTCGGCGTATTCAATACCCGGTTGTATGTCTGGTATGACGATATTATCCTGATGTCCGCGCCGGACGGGGTGTTCTACGAATACGTGCTGGGCGGGAATAAACTGACCCAGCTCGACGGTGAGGAAATCGATAACGATTATCCGAAGTTTTACACGTTCTGGAGCACCACCCGTAAATATACCCCCATCGATATATCGCATACCCCGTATGGATATATCTACGGCGACCGTATCACGCAGGAGTACGGATTCTACGATTTCGACCGGAACACCGAGCGGAATATCCGCGTCACCGACATCGAGCCGGAGGAAATCCTTTACCGGAACGGGGTTTGGGTGCTGGGGGCGGAGAACCAGATACGGATATCGACCGAGAAGGTGCGCGACGATTCGAGCTACAGCTACGATCAGACATCGGTACGCCTGCCGGAGGGGTATCATGTCAGGAAGGTGCGTTTTCTGAATTTCACCCATCACCCGCGCGTGATCGCGCTGGTCTCCGGGCCGCATATCGATTCGGATATGTATCTCGAGATTTTCGAACTTACCCGATAGCGGGCTCGTCCATCTCCTTATCGCCGTACAGCGAGTAAAAACACCCGCAGTAGTTCTGACGGTACAGCGCCATCTCGTGCGACGTCTTAACCGAACGGTGGAAACCGTCCTGCTTCTTGAAGTCGGTCGTCAGATACTCTATCCTGAACTCGTCCTGCAACGCCTCGCCGGACTCGTTGACGGCATCGGTATTCTTCATCGGCGATAATGTCAGCGTGCTCGCGACCGCGTCGAAACCGCCCTTCTTCGCCTGTTCGAACGTCTCCCGCAGGCGCATGCTGTAGCAGTTCCGGCATCGCTCCCCGCGTTCGGGCTCCTTGCGCATCGGCTTGCTCTGGCGGAACCATTCGCCGATATTGTACCGCCCCCAGTGCAGGGGGATATCTCCCCAAAGGTGCGCGAGCTTGCGTACCTCGAGGAAACGGCGTTCCATTTCGACTTCGGGATAGATATTGGGATTATAATAAAAGAGATGGATGGAAAAATCGGGGGCGTACGGGAGCACGCGCTCCCACGGGGTTTCTTTCATCAGTGGAGGCAGACATCCTGAGAGGCAAGGCGCGCAGCAGACATGCAAAAGCAACCGTTTCATGCCGCTACACCGCTCCTTTTATTCCCGTCCAAACCGCGCCCTTTCCCGCAAAATCCCCGCATTTTACCCTCATCCCTTGCTCCATCACCCCACACCATTGTAAATCCGTTAAATCAATAGCGCAAGTTTTTGCTTTTTCAAATTTCCGGGTGTATACTAAGTGGCAGTTCATTTGGAGAAGGGGAATGATTAAGAAACTGAATATACCTATCCGGGACGAGGAGGAACTCCTCCAGCTCGAAGCGGGCGATATGGTGCGTCTGACCGGGACTCTGTACACAGCCCGCGACCAGGCGCATAGGAAGATTCTCGACGGTATCGAGCACGGTATCGAACCCCCGTTCGACCTGAAAAACAATCTCATCTACTACTGCGGCCCCACCCCCCCGCGCGAGGACGGATTATTCGGCTCGGCCGGCCCGACTACATCGTCGCGGATGGATAAAATGACTCCGCCTCTGATCGAGCGCGGTATCCGAGGGACTATCGGCAAGGGCGAACGTTCCCCCGAGGTGCTGGAAGCATGCCGGAAGTACCGCGCGGTCTACCTAGCGGCGTTCGGCGGCGCGGGCGCGGAACTCGCCAAACGCATCAAGAAGCAGGAACTGGTGGCGTACCCGGAGCTGGGTACCGAGGCGGTGTATAAGCTCGAGGTGGAGGATTTCCCGGTGATAGTCGCGGTGGACACGAAGGGGAAGAGTATATTATAGGGAATATACTTGTATCCATTTTCATATAGAACCTGAAATATTTCGGAGAATATATGCTACTCCATGAAATATTAGACAACCATATTGCGCGTTTTAATACCGTCCCCGGCGCGGGAATATTTTATTTCGACTCCGAAGGATACTCGACCGCATTCGCCGGTAAAAAACATATCCGGCAGGTGGAAAAAATCACCTCCAATACCCTCTTCGAAGCTGCGTCATTAACAAAGCCCCTTTTTGCTTATATTGTCATACTCATGATCGATAAAGGCATTCTCAGCCTTGACACGCCCATCGATTTTTATATCAAGAAATACAAAATCCCGATTCTCGATTATCAGGAGTTTTTATCCGATCCCGCTTTCCTGAAAATTACCCCTCGCGCCATTCTGATTCACAGTACAGGACTACCGAACTGGATGAATATCAAAGACTACAAAGAGCTTTTGTTCGATCCGGGGGATTATTTTCAGTATTC
Proteins encoded in this window:
- a CDS encoding bifunctional diguanylate cyclase/phosphodiesterase, coding for MTPEKHGYENVAQARFINSIVYFSLLVCIYLFSLYIVRNAPLRDFIVLVIVIICILFIILVQWRTKSTVISGFSLSALVSMIILRGFLWQTMFGASTYLIFSFPVIAFYMNGKRRGSWWVFSVFLITLLFWISSLLGIFVPPVQPVELAQMLLVYIGISTATFYYETIRLQNLETMKKQLVTDQLTRLPNRTALVCDIRNSKVSHLILINIDGFKELNDFYGHPGGDEILKQVAQSLEERAHSGRVYRLYADEFAILIDKQMKPDELNYIIENIRLHFKRDSFKLEAEEIKINVTMGISEGNAKLLEMADIALGMAKKEHIGYKYAMDWEKIYSEYGENLAILKTLRNAIDNDRIVPYFQPIYDNRTRKIEKFETLVRVIDDEGKVIPPLLFLDIAKKTKLYPYITKTMIKKSFEKFYHTPWQFSINLSVDDINDYDTSEYIQLSLKESGMANQVVFEITESEGIENFDTVSEFISQVKELGCKIAIDDFGTGYSNFSYLISLNVDFLKIDASLIRNLPSDKNLQIIVETIVSFSHRLGISTIAEFVHSSEVQDKVVSMGIHHSQGYFIGKPDKEIVTEASFSR
- a CDS encoding epoxyqueuosine reductase QueH — protein: MKRLLLHVCCAPCLSGCLPPLMKETPWERVLPYAPDFSIHLFYYNPNIYPEVEMERRFLEVRKLAHLWGDIPLHWGRYNIGEWFRQSKPMRKEPERGERCRNCYSMRLRETFEQAKKGGFDAVASTLTLSPMKNTDAVNESGEALQDEFRIEYLTTDFKKQDGFHRSVKTSHEMALYRQNYCGCFYSLYGDKEMDEPAIG
- a CDS encoding carbon starvation protein A, which encodes MNTLWLLLIVVAIYLIFYFVYGKYVERKIVCADNNCATPSHRLNDGIDYVPTHKFVLFGHHFASIAGASPIVGPILALIWGWVPALLWILFGNIFIGAIHDYLSLAASIRHEGKSIQWIARKHIKPSTGTIFAWFILFVLVLVVAAFSSLIGSTFVKSPQVALASILFMAVALLFSLIFYRFKTNFILSTVIGVLMMGGAIWISTIEFTAPADMLVVNIPAGGTNSSISYYPVLDGNMVTPLPAGAMEYLPTNALKIIDAASYEGSGLNIDPSVRIGIISIAGQPYIVDARVPLSIPVNPFMTPKAIPWTVYRSGESLGYLLGIPLPYEIWLIILLVYIIVAASLPVTVLLQPRDYLNSWILYIGIFLGGAALLVLHQSMTIPDFTAFTVPAIAGKPTPFWPIIPLIIACGSLSGFHSLVASGTTAKQLDKEKDALFIGFGGMLTEGLLAALVVLLVGSSLFFIAGDKAGMITGVDNYVKNYNAFLKASGDAVVLFSKAFGYTVNKAFGISVAVMTTLAALWVASFALTTLDTTNRLARYIVSELAEPLKNKSGGLFKFLSNRWTASFIPAFLGIVLAWSGTYTVIWPAFGGANQMLASIALITIASWVMKKDFRSGLIALIPAIFLWITVTAALFWYLIAVTLPSVQAAANAQDILTPLLVGIIVAVMLVLNFILIIDFWSVIRKKPSIA
- a CDS encoding TRZ/ATZ family protein — translated: MIKKLNIPIRDEEELLQLEAGDMVRLTGTLYTARDQAHRKILDGIEHGIEPPFDLKNNLIYYCGPTPPREDGLFGSAGPTTSSRMDKMTPPLIERGIRGTIGKGERSPEVLEACRKYRAVYLAAFGGAGAELAKRIKKQELVAYPELGTEAVYKLEVEDFPVIVAVDTKGKSIL